The following DNA comes from Leifsonia sp. 1010.
GACGCATCCACCCTCCGCGCCTCGACGGGCCCGCTGTTCATCCGTGACGGTCAACCGCTGGTGCGCTGGAGCCCGGCAGCCGACGACACGGATGCGCGGGACTTCGGCGCATACCTGAGCGAGCGGGTGGACCTGCTGGCCCACCCGCCCGAGGGAGCCTGACTCAGACGGCCGGCGAAGCGGTGCCCGAGGTCGAGCCGGAGCCGGTGGAGCCGGAGCCGGCGGAGCCGTTCCCGCTCTTGCCCGTGACCTCGTCGATCTTCGAGGTCGCCTTCTCGGTGACCTTGCTGACGGTCTCGCTGACCTTGTCGCCCACGTCGGAGGCGGCACGTCCGGCGAAGTCCTTGACGTCGCCCTTCACGTGCTGCACGGTGTCCGAGTCGGCGAAGCCGCGCCACTTGCGGCGCATGTCCTCGTACGCACCGCGCCCGGCGCGCGACCCGATGATGAAACCGACGGCGACTCCTGCGGCAAAGGTGATGATCTTCATGGCTCGCACCGTACGCGCGGCTTCGCGACCGCGACAGGGGTCGACGGCGAGTGCACAATGTGACCGTGGCCGGACAGTGGGTGGATGCCAGCACGGCGATCCTGGTCGAGGGCGCCAGTGACCGGGCGGCCGTGCTCGCCGCCGCCCGCATCCTGGGCGTCGACCTCGCGTCCGACGGAGTCGCGGTCGTGCCGATGGGCGGTGCGATGAGCGTTCGCCGATTCGCTGCGGAGCTCGGCGGGGACGCCGGCCTGCGGCTGCGCGGACTCTGCGACGCCGCCGAACTTCGCTTCTTCCAGCGCGCCGGCCTCGACGAGGGAGCCGTGTTCGTGTGCCGCCCGGACCTCGAGGCAGAGCTCGTGCGCGCACTGGGGCATCGACGGACGGAGGACGTGCTCGAGCGGGAGGGCGACCTCCGGCTGTTCCGGATGTTCCAGCAGCAGCCGGCTCAGCGCGTGCGGTCGCTCGACCAGCAGCTGCACCGGTTCTTCGGAACCACCTCGGGCCGCAAGGAGCACTACGGCGCCGTTCTGACCTCCGCGCTGGCCGCGCACGAGTTGCCCGCGCCGCTCCGCGGCGTGATCGGGGCCGGCCAGTAGGGTGGGCGGATGCCCGAGACGACCGACCCGGCCCTGCTGCAGCGGCTGAAGGACCTGTTCGAGGCCAGGGACCGCGACGACATGGCGCCGACGATCGCCGCGCTGCGCGCCGTGCTGGCCGAGCATCCCACCGATCCGCACGTGCTCTACGAAGTCGGCGGCGCCTACGACACCGCGGGCGAGGAGGAGACGGCCGCGGGATATTACGAGCGCGCCCTCGACGCCGGGCTCGCGGGCGACACCCTGCGGCGCTGCCTGCTGCAGTACGGCAGCACGCTGCGGAACCTCGGCCGGTTCGACGAGTCGCTCGCGGTGCTCGACCGGGCGCGGGAGCTGTTCCCCGAGTCCGAGTCCGTGCTGGTGTGGCATGCGCTCTCGCTCCACGCCGCGGGCCGAAGCGACGGCGCGGTCGCGGAACTGATGGAGCTCGCCGCCGACCGCATCCAGACTCCGGACCTGCTGCGCTACGAGGCGGCGATCCGCGGCAACGCCGAGTACCTGCGGTCGCTCGACGCCGAGCGCTGACCAGGTCGGGTCGCGCGGTCAGGCGCAGTCAAGGCGCGAGGAGCGCTGCGATGACCAGCAGGGACGGCACGGCGAAGATCGTCGTGAACAGCACGATGTCGCGCGCGACGGGCATCCCGCGTTCGTAACGCGCCGCGAAGTTGTAGACGTTCTGCGCCGTCGGCAGTGCGGCGAGCGCGACCGCCGCGAACAGCGACTGTCCCTCCATTCCGAAGACGAACCTGGCGACCAGGAAGGCGAGCAGCGGCATCACCGCCGACTTGAGCGCGACGGCCACGACGATCGGTGTGCGGCTCGTCCCCGCCTCCAACGGCTTCGAGCCGACGAGCGACATCCCGAACGCCATCAGCACCAGCGGCACCGCGGCACCGCCGAGCAGCTCGAACGGCTGGTAGACGGCATCCGGCAGTTGGATCCCGCTCACGTCGACGAGGATGCCGAGCACCGATGCGATGATCATCGGGTTGCGGATCGGCTGGGTCAGGATGGAGCGCACCGACATCGTCCCGCGGCTGGTGGTGTCGAGGATCGTGAGGGCGATCGGCGCGAAGACGATGAGCTGGAGGAGCAGCACGGGCGCGACGTACGACGCACTGCCGAGCACGTACACGGCGACCGGGATGCCGATGTTGTTGGCGTTGACGTATCCCGCGCCCAGCGCTCCGATCGTCGTCTCCGGGGCGGGCGACCGGAAGAACGCACGGGACAGCGCGACGAACGCGCTGGCCGAGGCGACGGCCGCGATCGCAGCGACGAGCAGCTGGGTCGAGAACACCACCCGCAGGTCCGCGTGGGCGAGCGTGACGAACAGCAGAGCGGGATTCGTCACGAAGAACGCGATCCGATTCAGCACGTACGGGGCGGTCGGACCGCCGATCCGCAGCCGCCCGGCGACGTACCCGACGAGGATCACGAAGGCGATGATCCCGAACCCGGTCAGTACGCCGCCCACCGGTCAAGCGTACGGGAGGGTGCGCCGCCGATCGAGTTGACGCAACGCGCCGTCGCCGACCGCCGCGCGACGGCGTGTTGCGTCAACCCGTCACGCGCGACCGCGCCGCGAAGACAGGGTGACCCGCACGGCGAGCGCGACCAGCAGCACAAGCAGCGCCGCCGCGAACGCGGTGATCGCGACCGGCGCCGAGACGAGCGAGCCGGTCAGGCGCGAGACGCCGATCCAGGCGAGGCCCCACGCCGCCGCGACGGCCGGGGCGAAACGGCCGCCGTCCCATACCGCCAGGATGCAGCCGATGACGGCGAAGACCGCGAGGAGGGCGATCGCCCAGGCATGCGGGTTGCCGCCGAAGCCGTCGAACCCGGCCACCTGAAGCAGCGAGGTGATGTTCGCGACCGTCGCCACCATGACCCACCCCAGGTACAGGCCCATCACGCCGTCGAGGAGCACCGCGTCGGCAGTCGAGTCGCCGGGGTGGCGGCGCAGCACGACGAACGCGGCGATGAGCACGACCAGCAGCGCCACGATCGCGACCACCGAGAGCGCCAGCTGCCCGGCTTGCACGGAGAGGATCCACGCGGCGTTGAGCAGCAGGGAGGCCAGCACCCAGAACCCGGCTCGACGCTGACG
Coding sequences within:
- a CDS encoding TOPRIM nucleotidyl transferase/hydrolase domain-containing protein, which gives rise to MAGQWVDASTAILVEGASDRAAVLAAARILGVDLASDGVAVVPMGGAMSVRRFAAELGGDAGLRLRGLCDAAELRFFQRAGLDEGAVFVCRPDLEAELVRALGHRRTEDVLEREGDLRLFRMFQQQPAQRVRSLDQQLHRFFGTTSGRKEHYGAVLTSALAAHELPAPLRGVIGAGQ
- a CDS encoding tryptophan-rich sensory protein produces the protein MSTLAAARPMPADRVRQSLVIAGTVVALIGAVVGSGFAGGTPIPKVAGGALSADATLLAPAGPAFAIWSVIYGGLVAYAIWQALPSQAARDRQRRAGFWVLASLLLNAAWILSVQAGQLALSVVAIVALLVVLIAAFVVLRRHPGDSTADAVLLDGVMGLYLGWVMVATVANITSLLQVAGFDGFGGNPHAWAIALLAVFAVIGCILAVWDGGRFAPAVAAAWGLAWIGVSRLTGSLVSAPVAITAFAAALLVLLVALAVRVTLSSRRGRA
- a CDS encoding tetratricopeptide repeat protein, which produces MPETTDPALLQRLKDLFEARDRDDMAPTIAALRAVLAEHPTDPHVLYEVGGAYDTAGEEETAAGYYERALDAGLAGDTLRRCLLQYGSTLRNLGRFDESLAVLDRARELFPESESVLVWHALSLHAAGRSDGAVAELMELAADRIQTPDLLRYEAAIRGNAEYLRSLDAER
- a CDS encoding AEC family transporter gives rise to the protein MGGVLTGFGIIAFVILVGYVAGRLRIGGPTAPYVLNRIAFFVTNPALLFVTLAHADLRVVFSTQLLVAAIAAVASASAFVALSRAFFRSPAPETTIGALGAGYVNANNIGIPVAVYVLGSASYVAPVLLLQLIVFAPIALTILDTTSRGTMSVRSILTQPIRNPMIIASVLGILVDVSGIQLPDAVYQPFELLGGAAVPLVLMAFGMSLVGSKPLEAGTSRTPIVVAVALKSAVMPLLAFLVARFVFGMEGQSLFAAVALAALPTAQNVYNFAARYERGMPVARDIVLFTTIFAVPSLLVIAALLAP